The proteins below are encoded in one region of Triticum aestivum cultivar Chinese Spring chromosome 1B, IWGSC CS RefSeq v2.1, whole genome shotgun sequence:
- the LOC123128072 gene encoding T-complex protein 1 subunit epsilon — translation MSLAFDDFGRPFIILREQESKSRLRGLDAHKANVAAGKAVARSLRTSLGPKGMDKILQSPDGDVTITNDGATILEQMDVDNQIAKLMVELSRSQDYEIGDGTTGVVVLAGSLLEQAEKLLERGIHPIRIAEGYEMASKIAFDHLEHISTRFEFTAANIEPLVQTCMTTLSSKIVNRCKRMLAEIAVRAVLAVADLERKDVNLDLIKVEGKVGGKLEDTELIYGIAVDKDMSHPQMPKRIEDANIAILTCPFEPPKPKTKHKVDIDTVEKFQTMRGQEQKCFDEMVQKCKDVGATLVICQWGFDDEANHLLMQRNLPAVRWVGGVELELIAIATGGRIVPRFQELTPDKLGQAGLVREKSFGTTKDRMLCIERCANSRAVTIFIRGGNKMIIEEAKRSIHDALCVARNLIRNNSIVYGGGSAEISCSVAVEAAADRYAGAEQYAIRSFADALDGIPLALAENSGLPPIDTLTAVKSQQIQENNPYCGIDCNDVGTNDMREQHVFETLIGKQQQILLATQVVKMILKIDDVITPSEF, via the exons atgtcgctggCGTTCGACGATTTCGGACGGCCCTTCATCATCCTGAGGGAGCAGGAGAGCAAGTCCCGCCTGCGGGGGCTCGACGCGCACAAGGCCAACGTCGCCGCCGGCAAGGCCGTCGCGCGCAGCCTCCGCACCTCCCTCGGCCCCAAGGGCATGGACAAGATTCTCCAGTCCCCCGACGGCGACGTCACCATCA CAAATGACGGAGCGACGATCCTGGAGCAAATGGATGTTGACAACCAGATTGCAAAGCTGATGGTGGAGCTTTCCCGTAGTCAAGACTATGAAATTGGGGATGGTACTACTGGGGTGGTGGTCCTAGCAGGGTCGCTCCTGGAGCAAGCTGAGAAACTGCTAGAGCGTGGTATTCACCCGATTAGAATTGCGGAAGGATATGAAATGGCTTCCAAGATAGCTTTTGATCACCTTGAACATATCTCCACTAGGTTTGAGTTCACTGCTGCAAATATAGAGCCCTTGGTGCAGACCTGCATGACAACTCTGTCCTCAAAGAT TGTTAACCGTTGTAAGCGGATGCTTGCTGAGATTGCTGTCAGGGCAGTCCTTGCTGTTGCTGATTTGGAAAGGAAGGATGTAAACTTGGACTTGATTAAAGTAGAAGGTAAAGTTGGTGGGAAGCTAGAGGACACTGAGCTAATATACGGAATCGCTGTTGACAAAGATATGAGCCACCCACAAATGCCAAAGAGAATCGAGGATGCTAATATTGCCATCCTTACCTGCCCATTTGAGCCCCCAAAGCCCAAGACAAAGCATAAGGTTGACATTGACACTGTAGAAAAATTCCAGACGATGCGTGGACAAGAGCAGAaatgctttgatgaaatggttcAGAAATGCAAG GATGTTGGTGCAACCTTAGTTATCTGTCAATGGGGTTTTGATGATGAAGCCAATCATTTGCTTATGCAAAGAAATCTGCCTGCTGTCAGATGGGTTGGTGGTGTTGAATTGGAATTGATTGCCATAGCTACAG GGGGGCGTATTGTTCCAAGATTCCAAGAGTTGACTCCTGATAAGCTTGGGCAG GCTGGATTGGTTAGAGAGAAGTCATTTGGAACAACAAAGGATCGAATGCTTTGCATTGAGAGGTGTGCAAATTCCAGAGCTGTAACTATCTTCATCCGTGGCG GCAACAAAATGATTATTGAGGAGGCCAAGCGAAGTATTCACGACGCTCTGTGTGTGGCTAGAAATCTGATCCGCAATAACTCTATTGTTTATGGTGGCGGCTCAGCTGAGATATCTTGCTCTGTTGCTGTCGAAGCTGCAGCAGATCGATATGCTGGAGCCGAGCAG TATGCAATCAGGTCGTTTGCTGATGCGCTGGATGGGATTCCACTAGCCTTGGCTGAAAACAGTGGTTTGCCACCTATTGATACGTTGACTGCAGTAAAATCTCAGCAAATTCAG GAGAACAATCCCTACTGTGGCATCGACTGCAATGACGTTGGGACCAACGATATGAGAGAACAGCACGTCTTTGAAACCCTGATTGGCAAGCAACAACAGATATTATTGGCAACACAGGTTGTGAAGATGATTCTCAAGATCGACGATGTTATCACGCCGTCAGAGTTCTGA